The Desulfobulbaceae bacterium genome has a window encoding:
- a CDS encoding DUF4268 domain-containing protein, with translation MIGKLRRVPLRDVWKHEAIDFTKWLQDNIDVLSEVVDLNLSNPESEQAAGAFSVDLVAEDESGNPVIIENQLEKSDHDHLGKILTYLVAMAAKTAIWIVADPRPEHVSAITWLNESSSASFYLLKIEAIVI, from the coding sequence ATGATAGGTAAGTTAAGAAGAGTGCCACTGCGGGATGTATGGAAGCATGAAGCAATAGATTTTACAAAATGGCTCCAAGATAATATCGACGTTCTAAGTGAAGTTGTTGATCTGAATCTCTCTAATCCTGAAAGCGAGCAGGCCGCAGGTGCTTTTAGTGTTGATCTTGTCGCCGAGGACGAGTCCGGGAATCCTGTTATTATAGAAAACCAGCTTGAGAAGAGCGATCATGACCACCTAGGCAAGATCTTGACTTACTTAGTTGCTATGGCAGCGAAGACCGCCATTTGGATTGTGGCTGATCCCCGTCCAGAGCATGTAAGTGCAATTACATGGCTTAATGAATCGTCATCTGCAAGTTTCTACCTACTAAAAATTGAGGCTATAGTGATT